A single window of Labeo rohita strain BAU-BD-2019 chromosome 4, IGBB_LRoh.1.0, whole genome shotgun sequence DNA harbors:
- the LOC127164067 gene encoding protein mono-ADP-ribosyltransferase PARP12-like — MTEAAIVKKICAHNGSMNYDALISIFGLYDDAMGSVVGRSESCAVAFVNGQKKVIGRTKVRLCRAQNCTGCSNLHLCKWFLFGSCRFDKGRRGCRFSHDVVSGQNLLVLTAHGLDTLDVKELCILLMQSDHSLLPAVCHSYNNGTGPYGRCQDAENCKRLHICEKYLRGPCDCTRSHDFYEPHPLKTLQDRGVTPELMGIMKDLYSNIEVLRHLSKAASAPNAAGPNAKRGPNAQNRRPSTGFNAGRGQEAQRTPHYNTEKTEICMYFIKGHCKHGGSCRREHSTLPYKWEVREGSEWKALPDNEAIEKDYCNPARTCSSGINPVHFDMMSQGCYSVRRLSTVPSVLQPTFILTTEWIWYWEDEFGNWIQYATADGGHHLSSISSAELEQKYQADNNAVVEFTAGSQTYELSFTDMIQTNKRYATKKVIRRRPKFVSPADVQTIKTTKRMPNNFKALPDHWDKALTPETGYKRVSLQSTSPEYIKIKELFQLTMVGFKILRIERIQNKALWEVYQWQKDYMKKNNGGRDVPEKQLFHGTDSKHLDAICHNNFDWRICGTHGTAYGKGSYFARDAKYSHSYTKDSGTRTMFVCRILVGDYTKGESSFLRPPSKDGGDTIFYNSCVNDVYDPSIFVVFEKHQIYPEYLIEYRDSSGFDVPSHSVAAKPAVAARRPVAVSATPIRPSYISPYTAASSSHSSPSYTSSSSSSSNTSFYKPSSAASSSYTASYISSLNTSSTSASSSSSAYAPSPPRSSSSYGSTSPKPSKSDNQCIIS; from the exons ATGACGGAGGCGGCGATCGTCAAGAAGATCTGCGCTCATAATGGATCTATGAACTACGATGCTTTGATATCAATATTCGGTCTGTACGATGACGCCATGGGCTCGGTGGTCGGCAGGAGCGAGTCGTGTGCGGTCGCGTTCGTGAACGGACAGAAGAAAGTGATCGGCCGAACCAAAGTGCGCCTGTGTCGAGCACAAAACTGCACGGGCTGCTCCAATCTGCACCTGTGCAAGTGGTTTCTGTTCGGTTCCTGCCGCTTCGACAAAGGAAG ACGAGGATGTCGTTTCAGTCATGATGTGGTCTCAGGTCAGAATCTGTTAGTTTTGACGGCTCATGGTCTGGACACACTGGATGTAAAGGAGTTGTGTATTCTGCTCATGCAGAGCGATCACTCACTCCTGCCAGCG GTGTGTCATTCGTATAACAACGGTACGGGGCCGTACGGCCGCTGTCAGGATGCTGAGAACTGCAAGCGGCTCCACATCTGTGAGAAATATCTGCGCGGCCCCTGCGACTGCACTCGCTCTCACGATTTCTACGAGCCGCATCCTCTGAAGACGCTGCAGGACAGAGGCGTCACCCCCGAGCTCATGGGCATCATGAAGGATCTGTACTCCAATATTGAAGTCCTGAGGCATCTTTCCAAAGCAGCTTCAGCTCCAAACGCAGCCGGACCGAACGCCAAAAGAGGCCCGAACGCACAGAACCGGAGGCCGTCGACTGGTTTTAACGCAGGCAGAGGACAGGAGGCTCAGAGGACTCCACACTACAACACAG AGAAAACGGAGATCTGCATGTATTTCATCAAAGGACACTGCAAACATGGTG GCTCGTGTAGGAGGGAGCATTCCACTCTGCCCTATAAGTGGGAAGTTAGGGAAGGATCCGAATGGAAGGCTCTTCCTGACAACGAGGCCATCGAGAAAGATTACTGCAATCCTGCAAGAACATGCAG CTCTGGAATAAACCCGGTTCATTTCGATATGATGAGCCAAGGCTGTTACAGCGTGCGGCGTCTGTCGACGGTACCGTCGGTGCTCCAGCCCACCTTCATCCTGACCACCGAGTGGATCTGGTACTGGGAGGACGAGTTTGGGAACTGGATTCAGTATGCTACAGCG GACGGGGGTCACCACTTGTCCTCCATCTCCAGCGCTGAACTCGAGCAGAAGTATCAGGCCGATAATAACGCCGTGGTGGAGTTCACAGCCGGATCGCAGACGTACGAGCTCAGCTTCACGG ATATGATCCAGACAAACAAACGCTACGCAACCAAAAAAGTCATCAGACGTCGGCCCAAATTTGTGTCGCCAGCTGATGTTCAAACAATCAAGACAAC GAAAAGGATGCCTAACAATTTCAAGGCTCTGCCGGATCACTGGGATAAAGCTCTGACTCCTGAAACCGGATATAAG AGAGTGTCGCTGCAGAGCACATCACCCGAATACATCAAAATCAAAGAACTGTTCCAGCTCACCATGGTCGGCTTTAAAATCCTGAGGATCGAGCGGATCCAGAACAAAGCATTATGGGAAGTGTATCAGTG GCAGAAGGACTATATGAAAAAGAATAACGGAGGCAGAGACGTGCCCGAGAAACAGCTCTTCCACGGCACCGACAGCAAGCATTTAGACGCCATCTGCCATAACAACTTCGACTGGAGGATTTGTGGAACTCACGGCACGGCCTACGGAAAAG GTAGTTATTTTGCCAGGGATGCCAAATACTCGCACAGCTACACCAAAGACTCGGGCACTCGTACCATGTTTGTGTGTCGCATCCTGGTCGGCGACTACACCAAAGGTGAATCCAGCTTCCTGCGGCCTCCATCCAAAGACGGCGGAGACACCATCTTCTACAACAGCTGTGTGAATGACGTCTACGATCCGTCCATATTTGTAGTGTTTGAAAAGCACCAGATCTATCCTGAATATCTCATCGAGTACAGAGACTCCAGCGGGTTTGATGTACCATCACATTCTGTGGCGGCAAAACCAGCAGTGGCAGCGAGGAGACCCGTAGCTGTTTCTGCAACTCCCATTCGCCCCTCCTATATCAGTCCCTACACAGCTGCATCTTCTTCACACTCTTCCCCTTCATatacctcctcctcctcctcctcctcaaaCACCTCCTTCTATAAACCCTCCTCAGCTGCATCATCCTCATATACTGCCTCCTATATTTCATCCTTAAACACCTCCTCCACAAGcgcctcttcctcctcctcagcGTATGCTCCTTCTCCTCCACGATCCTCTTCCTCATATGGCTCAACTTCTCCAAAGCCTTCAAAGTCAGACAATCAGTGCATCATTTCCTGA